A genomic window from Fibrobacterota bacterium includes:
- a CDS encoding ABC transporter ATP-binding protein translates to MNDLALSAKGIVREFRENGQILRILDGLDLDVRKGEIVAILGVSGSGKSTLLSILGTLDRPDSGTMLLGGRDPFKLSDRELSRLRANELGFMFQFHHLLPDLSALENVQLAARIAGVGFAEAAERAKDLLAQVGLSQRETHRPGQLSGGERQRVALARALANRPSLVLADEPTGNLDPHNCRVLLDMLLDLAHAHQQAFLLATHDPNLASGADRRLRIVDGRLEEVA, encoded by the coding sequence ATGAATGACCTGGCCCTTTCCGCCAAAGGCATCGTCCGGGAATTCCGCGAAAACGGACAGATTCTGCGCATCCTGGACGGACTGGACCTGGACGTGCGCAAGGGCGAGATCGTCGCGATCCTCGGCGTGTCCGGTTCCGGCAAGAGCACATTGCTGTCCATCCTGGGCACTCTCGATCGGCCCGACTCCGGCACGATGCTTTTGGGTGGACGCGATCCCTTCAAGCTTTCCGACCGGGAATTGTCCAGGTTGCGGGCCAACGAGCTGGGCTTCATGTTCCAGTTCCACCATTTGCTGCCGGATCTTTCCGCGCTGGAAAATGTGCAGTTGGCGGCGCGCATCGCTGGGGTGGGGTTCGCCGAAGCCGCCGAACGCGCCAAGGATCTTTTGGCGCAGGTGGGGCTCTCCCAGCGCGAAACGCATCGCCCGGGGCAGCTTTCCGGCGGCGAACGCCAGCGTGTGGCCTTGGCGCGCGCCTTGGCCAATCGGCCCTCCTTGGTGCTGGCCGACGAACCCACGGGAAATCTCGATCCGCACAATTGCCGAGTCCTTCTGGACATGCTCCTGGATCTGGCCCATGCCCACCAGCAGGCGTTCCTGCTGGCCACCCACGACCCCAATCTCGCCTCCGGCGCCGACCGCCGCCTGCGCATCGTCGATGGACGGCTGGAGGAAGTCGCTTGA
- a CDS encoding ABC transporter permease, with amino-acid sequence MGVFIGTSSLVVATSLMNGFEEQVRDRLIGRDSHLDFFGWGPTGLPDGDSLPNLIEATDSRIVAASPFVAGKAGISHGNQADGIVVMGIDPVRAAKVIDIGNFMTVGSLNLGSFPLDSGRMESGIVMGSTLADRLGVDTGDRVTLISLSTAEFSGNSAPRFDRARVTGIFHSGMYEFDANLAYVSLSTAQRIYRSRGRVSGIQVRVKDLWQAKDVGQNVSAKLGGSLTPRDWFQKNETLMKWMKLEKVVVFLVLCLIVIVAAFNIASSLIMGVLERTREIGILRAMGASTGAVRKVFLLQGLMAGLGGAIGGMLFGLILCWIQNRYQVVKLPGDVYFIEYLPVSIHLTDMALIFTTAIAICAIAAWFPAWKAAKLDPVEAVRHE; translated from the coding sequence ATGGGCGTGTTCATCGGGACCTCCTCGTTGGTCGTGGCGACATCCCTCATGAACGGCTTCGAGGAGCAGGTTCGCGATCGTTTGATCGGTCGGGATTCCCATCTGGACTTCTTCGGGTGGGGCCCCACGGGCCTTCCCGATGGCGATTCGCTCCCGAACCTGATCGAAGCGACCGACTCGCGGATCGTCGCCGCTTCGCCGTTCGTGGCGGGCAAGGCCGGAATCTCCCATGGCAACCAAGCCGATGGCATCGTGGTCATGGGGATCGATCCTGTCCGCGCCGCGAAGGTGATCGACATCGGCAACTTCATGACCGTCGGCTCCCTGAATCTGGGGTCGTTCCCGTTGGATTCCGGCCGCATGGAAAGCGGCATCGTCATGGGCTCCACCTTGGCGGATCGACTGGGTGTGGATACCGGCGACAGGGTCACGCTCATCTCGCTTTCCACCGCGGAATTTTCCGGAAACTCCGCGCCGAGGTTCGATCGCGCACGGGTGACGGGCATCTTCCATTCCGGCATGTACGAGTTCGATGCCAACCTGGCCTACGTCTCGCTCTCCACCGCGCAGAGGATCTATCGGTCGCGGGGGCGCGTTTCCGGCATCCAGGTGCGCGTGAAGGACCTCTGGCAAGCCAAGGATGTTGGACAAAACGTGTCAGCAAAGCTGGGGGGGTCTCTCACGCCGCGCGACTGGTTCCAGAAGAACGAGACCTTGATGAAGTGGATGAAGCTGGAGAAGGTCGTGGTCTTCCTGGTGCTGTGCCTGATCGTGATCGTCGCGGCCTTCAACATCGCCAGCTCCCTGATCATGGGCGTGCTGGAGAGGACCCGCGAAATCGGGATCCTGCGGGCCATGGGTGCCAGCACCGGTGCGGTCCGCAAGGTTTTCCTGCTGCAGGGTCTGATGGCCGGGCTCGGTGGAGCGATCGGTGGAATGTTGTTCGGGTTGATCCTTTGCTGGATCCAGAATCGCTACCAGGTGGTGAAGCTTCCCGGCGACGTGTATTTCATCGAGTACCTGCCGGTTTCCATCCACCTGACGGACATGGCGTTGATCTTCACGACGGCCATCGCCATCTGCGCGATCGCCGCTTGGTTTCCTGCATGGAAAGCCGCGAAATTGGATCCTGTCGAGGCGGTTCGCCATGAATGA
- a CDS encoding UvrB/UvrC motif-containing protein yields the protein MNARCPECGRSWEDARRTGRLGCPSCWDSFRTELDQILSEVHGAKVHPDLPAPTDQARQLRKSTVEADLETAIAREDYLEAGRLRDLLKDLPE from the coding sequence TTGAATGCTCGTTGTCCCGAATGCGGGCGGTCGTGGGAAGACGCTCGGCGAACCGGGCGCCTGGGATGTCCATCCTGTTGGGATTCCTTCCGCACCGAGCTGGACCAGATTCTGTCGGAAGTCCATGGCGCCAAGGTCCATCCCGATCTTCCCGCCCCCACCGACCAAGCGCGTCAACTGCGCAAGTCCACGGTGGAAGCCGATCTGGAAACAGCCATCGCGCGCGAGGATTACCTGGAAGCCGGACGCCTGCGCGATCTATTGAAGGATCTGCCAGAATGA